The Canis aureus isolate CA01 chromosome 11, VMU_Caureus_v.1.0, whole genome shotgun sequence genome has a segment encoding these proteins:
- the TMEM247 gene encoding transmembrane protein 247 isoform X1, protein MAAEDREMMEARGAGESCPTFPKVVPDDPMSEGKSRASLEAESPKPDSSYNHLEEMEAREDGGCPGPPKSPSSKAGHTTKGQAGDGPGLGELAPAPAAPEPPGTERNTEMELEKVRMEFELTRLRYLHEENERQRQHEEVMEQLQQQATPRLFSGGLQDLLLPQNQFAMFLYCFIFIHIIYVTKEMIFFLFSKHYLFCIAAILLCLIKTLWSYLQVLLLPPSLGTSVPVGY, encoded by the exons ATGGCAGCGGAGGACAGGGAGATGATGGAAGCCCGGGGAGCGGGAGAAAGCTGCCCAACTTTCCCCAAGGTGGTGCCCGATGACCCCATGTCTGAAGGGAAATCAAGAGCCTCTTTG GAGGCAGAGTCCCCGAAACCAGACTCTTCCTACAACCACCTGGAGGAGATGGAAGCTCGCGAAGACGGAGGCTGCCCGGGGCCCCCCAAGTCACCGTCCTCTAAGGCAGGCCACACCACCAAGGGCCAGGCGGGTGACGGACCTGGCCTCGGGGAGctggcccccgccccggccgcccccgagcccccggggACGGAGCGCAACACCGAGATGGAGCTGGAGAAGGTGCGCATGGAGTTCGAGCTCACCCGGCTCCGCTACCTGCACGAGGAGAACGAGCGCCAGCGGCAGCACGAAGAGGTGATggagcagctgcagcagcaggCCACGCCCCGCCTG TTCTCGGGAGGGCTCCAGGACCTCCTGCTCCCCCAGAACCAGTTTGCCATGTTCCTGTACTGCTTCATCTTTATACACATAATCTATGTCACCAAGGAGAtgatcttctttctcttctccaagcACTACCTGTTCTGCATCGCGGCCATTTTGCTCTGTTTGATTAAAACGTTATGGTCATACTTGCAGGTGCTTTTGCTCCCTCCATCACTGGGAACCTCCGTGCCTGTGGGTTACTAG
- the TMEM247 gene encoding transmembrane protein 247 isoform X2 has protein sequence MAAEDREMMEARGAGESCPTFPKEAESPKPDSSYNHLEEMEAREDGGCPGPPKSPSSKAGHTTKGQAGDGPGLGELAPAPAAPEPPGTERNTEMELEKVRMEFELTRLRYLHEENERQRQHEEVMEQLQQQATPRLFSGGLQDLLLPQNQFAMFLYCFIFIHIIYVTKEMIFFLFSKHYLFCIAAILLCLIKTLWSYLQVLLLPPSLGTSVPVGY, from the exons ATGGCAGCGGAGGACAGGGAGATGATGGAAGCCCGGGGAGCGGGAGAAAGCTGCCCAACTTTCCCCAAG GAGGCAGAGTCCCCGAAACCAGACTCTTCCTACAACCACCTGGAGGAGATGGAAGCTCGCGAAGACGGAGGCTGCCCGGGGCCCCCCAAGTCACCGTCCTCTAAGGCAGGCCACACCACCAAGGGCCAGGCGGGTGACGGACCTGGCCTCGGGGAGctggcccccgccccggccgcccccgagcccccggggACGGAGCGCAACACCGAGATGGAGCTGGAGAAGGTGCGCATGGAGTTCGAGCTCACCCGGCTCCGCTACCTGCACGAGGAGAACGAGCGCCAGCGGCAGCACGAAGAGGTGATggagcagctgcagcagcaggCCACGCCCCGCCTG TTCTCGGGAGGGCTCCAGGACCTCCTGCTCCCCCAGAACCAGTTTGCCATGTTCCTGTACTGCTTCATCTTTATACACATAATCTATGTCACCAAGGAGAtgatcttctttctcttctccaagcACTACCTGTTCTGCATCGCGGCCATTTTGCTCTGTTTGATTAAAACGTTATGGTCATACTTGCAGGTGCTTTTGCTCCCTCCATCACTGGGAACCTCCGTGCCTGTGGGTTACTAG